The segment ACGTCCCACGGTCTGTCGCTGATCCTTGATGAACAGCGCCGTCAGCATGCCCACCACGCACACGCCGATCACATAATAGGCGGGGCCCAGCACGTTGTTTTTCAGCATCAGGGTCACGACCACGGGCGTCAGGCCACCGAAAATCGCGTACGACAAGTTATAGGAAAACGACAGCCCGGAGAAGCGTACCTGGGCCGGGAACGCTTGCACCAGCACGTAGGGCACGGCGCCGACGACGCCGACGAACAGGCCCGTCATCGCGTACAGGGGCAGCAGCAGGTCGGGGCGGCTGCCGACGGTGGTGTAGAAGATATACGTACTGATGGCCAGCAGCACGGAGCCGACGAAGATCACGCGCTTGCCGCCCAGGCGGTCGGCCAGCATGCCGGCGATGATGCAGCCGAAAGCCAGGCACAGCGTCGCCACGGTATTGGCGACCAGGGTGGTGCGCGGCGCGATGTGGTGGATCTTTTGCAGCAGGGCAGGCGTCATCAAAATGACGACGACGATGCCGGCCGACAGCATCCAGGTCAGCAGCATCGATACGACGACGGCGCCGCGGTGGCTGCGCAGCACGGATTTCAAGGGCATTTCCGTGGCCAGGGCCTTGCGCTGCTGCATTTCCGCAAACACCGGCGTTTCATGCAGCCAGCGGCGCAGATACATGGCGCCGAAGCCGAAGATGCCGCCCAGCAGGAATGGATAGCGCCAGGCGCCATCGGTGATTTCTGCCGGCGTGTAGACGGTGTTCAAGCCCGTCGCGACGAGCGAGCCGAGCAGGATGCCGACCGTCAGGCCGGCCGTCAGCACGCCGCAGGCAAAGCCCGTGTAGCGGCTCGGCACGTGTTCGGACACAAACACCCAGGCGCCCGGCACTTCGCCGCCCACGGCCGCGCCCTGGAAGATGCGCATCAAGAGCAACAGCAGCGGGGCGGCCAGGCCGATGGTGGCATACGTTGGCAGCAGGCCGATCAGCAATGTCGGCACGGCCATCATCAGGATGGAGAGAGTAAACATGCGCTTTCGGCCCAGCAAGTCGCCGAAGTGGGCCATGACGATGCCGCCCAGCGGACGCACGACGTAGCCGGCGGCAAAGATGCCGAAGGTTTGCAGCAAGCGCAGCCATTCCGGCATTTCCGGCGGGAAGAACAACTGGCCGATGGCGTTGGCAAAGAAGACGAAGATGATGAAGTCGTAGAATTCCAGCGCGCCACCCAAGGCGGCCAGCGACAGGGTTTTGTAGTCTTGTTGGGTGAGGGGACGGCTAGCGGCGTTGATTGCGGCGGTGTTGGAAGTAGGCATGTGTCTCGTTCTTGTGTGTTATCGGAGATTGCCAGAGCTAGCATACGCATTTCCGTCGCGTGAGTAAATGCGGCACGTAGGGGGAGCAGCCTCAGCTGTGCTTAATACAACGCCGCTATCATCGGCGTTGACTTCATTGGAAAGGACACAGTATGCACATCATGATCGTGGGCGCCAGCCGGGGCTTGGGACGCGCGCTGGTGGACGGTTTGCTCGCGGACGGACATGCCGTCATCGGCGTATCGCGCCAGCAACCCGCCGACTTGCCTGCCGGCCAGGGCACGCAGCTGCAATGGATCGCAGCGGACCTGGCGGTACCCGCCGAGGCCGTCGAACGCATCGCGCGCGAAGCGCCTGCCGCGCTGGACGCCGTGATCTACAACCTCGGAGTGTGGGAAGAAAAGGCCTTCAGCGACGAGTATGCTTTCTTGGGCGATGCGGACGACGCCATCGTCGACATGGTCAATACCAACATCACGGCGACGATATTGCTGCTCAAGCGTCTGGTGCCCCGCTTGCTGACCAGCAGCAAGCCGCAGCTGATACTCACGGGCTCCACGTCAGGCCTGCGCCAGAGCGGCCGCCCGGAAGTGACGTTCAGCGCGTCTAAATTCGCGCTGAACGGCATCGCCGACGCCTTGCGCGAAGGTTTCCGCGAACAGGGACTGGCCGTGACGGCGTTGCAGCTGGGCTATTTGAATACCTATGATGGCTTGGCAGTGCCGCTGGCGGACGCTGCCGCGCGGGGTGAAGGCGAGCTGATTCCCGTGCATGACGTCGTCGCCGTTGTGCGCATGCTGCTGAGTTTATCGAATGCCTCGTTTGTGCGCGAACTGGTGATGCCGGCGCTGCACGACGAGCGCTTTTAGGCTTTTCGCCGGAAACAGTGCCCTGGCTTGCCGCAGGTTGGCGGGCGTGGCGAGCAGGGGCAGCGCTTGCCGCGTCAGCCGGCACGCGGCTTCCTGCGCCTGGGTACGCGTGAATTCCACCTGCCGCGCCAGGGTGTGCATGTCGGGCGCCAGGCGCGCGTCGAGCAGGTTTTGCGCATCGAAACCCAGTGCCTGGGCGCGTTCTTGGCTTTTAGTTAACAGCATCGTCAGGGAGCGCGGCATCTGTGCAAAGCAGGCGATGGTGATGGCGTAGACCGACATGG is part of the Janthinobacterium sp. 67 genome and harbors:
- a CDS encoding SDR family oxidoreductase; the encoded protein is MHIMIVGASRGLGRALVDGLLADGHAVIGVSRQQPADLPAGQGTQLQWIAADLAVPAEAVERIAREAPAALDAVIYNLGVWEEKAFSDEYAFLGDADDAIVDMVNTNITATILLLKRLVPRLLTSSKPQLILTGSTSGLRQSGRPEVTFSASKFALNGIADALREGFREQGLAVTALQLGYLNTYDGLAVPLADAAARGEGELIPVHDVVAVVRMLLSLSNASFVRELVMPALHDERF
- a CDS encoding DUF1993 family protein, yielding MSVYAITIACFAQMPRSLTMLLTKSQERAQALGFDAQNLLDARLAPDMHTLARQVEFTRTQAQEAACRLTRQALPLLATPANLRQARALFPAKSLKALVVQRRHHQFAHKRGIR
- a CDS encoding MFS transporter, giving the protein MPTSNTAAINAASRPLTQQDYKTLSLAALGGALEFYDFIIFVFFANAIGQLFFPPEMPEWLRLLQTFGIFAAGYVVRPLGGIVMAHFGDLLGRKRMFTLSILMMAVPTLLIGLLPTYATIGLAAPLLLLLMRIFQGAAVGGEVPGAWVFVSEHVPSRYTGFACGVLTAGLTVGILLGSLVATGLNTVYTPAEITDGAWRYPFLLGGIFGFGAMYLRRWLHETPVFAEMQQRKALATEMPLKSVLRSHRGAVVVSMLLTWMLSAGIVVVILMTPALLQKIHHIAPRTTLVANTVATLCLAFGCIIAGMLADRLGGKRVIFVGSVLLAISTYIFYTTVGSRPDLLLPLYAMTGLFVGVVGAVPYVLVQAFPAQVRFSGLSFSYNLSYAIFGGLTPVVVTLMLKNNVLGPAYYVIGVCVVGMLTALFIKDQRQTVGR